In Gossypium raimondii isolate GPD5lz chromosome 12, ASM2569854v1, whole genome shotgun sequence, a single window of DNA contains:
- the LOC105764815 gene encoding TPD1 protein homolog 1, whose amino-acid sequence MNRRFLFLLSSLSFAVLFLFLVALFSGQGKNINGSFGLKLLRLRINQGNHTLLTPHRKLLRTALAETNRIWGEKCSKADIVINQGPTAPLPSGIPTYTVEILNVCVSGCDISGIHLTCGWFSSARLINPKIFKRLRYNDCLVNDGKPLINGGTLSFQYANTFLYPLSVSRVVCS is encoded by the exons ATGAATCGGCGATTCCTATTTCTACTATCATCGTTGTCCTTCGCCGTATTATTCCTTTTCCTCGTCGCCCTTTTCTCAG GTCAAGGTAAAAACATCAATGGCTCATTTGGTTTGAAGCTATTGAGGCTAAGGATCAACCAAGGGAACCACACCCTTTTAACGCCACATCGCAAGCTTCTTC GAACAGCACTGGCGGAAACCAACCGGATATGGGGAGAGAAGTGTAGTAAAGCTGACATAGTGATAAACCAGGGACCCACCGCCCCACTGCCAAGCGGCATTCCCACCTACACAGTGGAAATCCTGAACGTATGTGTGAGTGGGTGTGACATCTCAGGGATCCACTTAACCTGCGGCTGGTTCAGCTCCGCTCGTCTCATTAACCCCAAAATATTCAAGCGCCTTCGTTACAATGACTGCCTCGTGAACGACGGCAAGCCATTGATCAACGGTGGCACTCTCTCCTTTCAATACGCTAATACCTTCCTTTACCCACTTTCCGTCTCTCGTGTGGTGTGTTCTTAG
- the LOC105762244 gene encoding LOW QUALITY PROTEIN: glutamate-1-semialdehyde 2,1-aminomutase, chloroplastic (The sequence of the model RefSeq protein was modified relative to this genomic sequence to represent the inferred CDS: inserted 7 bases in 5 codons; deleted 3 bases in 2 codons; substituted 1 base at 1 genomic stop codon) → MPGGVNSPVRAFNLVGGQAVVIDSLKGCCVWDTDGNEYVNYVGSWSHADDDEVLAALAETMKKGTSFGTPRLSENVLAETVIAAVPSIKMVXFVNSGTKAPMGLACAFYRMAKIIKFGGCYXDPFLVEDGSGVATLGLPHSSGVPEAATSETLNNDISAVENNFKSNKAEPAAIILEPLAGNLGXPKPDFLEAICHLTXRLFYGGAQECFGVTPNLTTGKILGGGLPVGAYGGRREIMEMVAPTEPMYQGGTLSGSPLAMTAGXLKEPGTYDXLDKITGELVQGILDAGKRTRHAICGGPVHNLDNAKKSVTAKFARFFYWGMLEEGVYFAPSQFVFF, encoded by the exons ATGCCAGGAGGTGTAAATTCTCCTGTTCGTGCTTTTAATTTGGTTGGTGGACAAGCGGTCGTAATTGATTCCCTTAAGGGTTGTTGCGTGTGGGACACAGACGGGAATGAGTATGTCAACTACGTTGGGTCCTGGAGCCATGCAGATGATGACGAG GTTCTTGCAGCCCTGGCTGAGACAATGAAGAAAGGAACCAGCTTTGGCACTCCTCGTCTTTCTGAGAATGTTCTGGCAGAGACGGTAATCGCAGCTGTTCCTAGCATCAAAAtggtttgatttgtaaactctggtacAAAAGCACCCATGGGCCTTGCCTGTGCCTTTTACCGAATGGCAAAGATCATCAAATTTGGGGGATGTTA TGATCCTTTTCTTgtcgaggatggtagtggagtTGCTACCCTAGGGCTGCCCCACTCCTCCGGTGTTCCAGAGGCAGCCACTTCTGAAACTCTTAACAATGACATATCAGCTgtggaaaataattttaagagtaACAAAGCAGAACCAGCAGCAATTATTCTTGAACCTCTTGCTGGGAACTTGG TACCTAAACCTGACTTCCTTGAAGCCATCTGTCACCTAAC AAGATTGTTTTATGGTGGGGCTCAGGAGTGTTTTGGAGTAACTCCCAATTTAACAACAGGGAAG ATACTAGGTGGTGGTCTACCTGTTGGT GCATATGGAGGAAGGAGGGAGATTATGGAGATGGTGGCACCAACAGAGCCAATGTACCAGGGTGGGACCTTGAGTGGGAGCCCACTGGCAATGACAGCCG AGTTGAAGGAGCCCGGAACATATG GCTTAGATAAGATCACAGGAGAGCTCGTTCAAGGCATTCTAGATGCAGGAAAGAGGACAAGACATGCAATTTGCGGAGGGCCTGTTCACAACTTGGACAATGCAAAGAAGAGTGTTACAGCAAAATTTGCGAGGTTCTTCTACTGGGGAATGCTGGAGGAAGGTGTATACTTTGCACCTTCACAGTTTGTATTCTTCTGA